The Magnolia sinica isolate HGM2019 chromosome 9, MsV1, whole genome shotgun sequence genome contains a region encoding:
- the LOC131255749 gene encoding uncharacterized protein LOC131255749, translating to MSMMSSLLCMLTFIFFMKRYPRSLIKFCRMLLVLDWVSSPRERTYRWSQRLEDLEQLTNLQDELLDAASLLVKPGGTLVYSTCSIDPEENEERVSAFLLKHP from the exons ATGTCAATGATGTCATCACTGTTGTGCATGCTGACCTTCATATTTTTTAT GAAAAGATATCCAAGAAGTTTGATAAAGTTTTGTAGGATGCTCCTTGTTTTGGATTGGGTGTCCTCTCCAAG AGAGCGGACTTATCGTTGGAGCCAGAGATTAGAGGATTTGGAACAGTTGACAAATTTACAAGATGAGCTCCTTGATGCAGCTTCATT ATTAGTGAAGCCTGGAGGGACACTAGTGTACAGTACTTGTTCTATTGATCCTGAAGAGAATGAGGAGAGAGTGTCTGCCTTTCTCCTCAAGCATCCG TAA